The proteins below come from a single Megalops cyprinoides isolate fMegCyp1 chromosome 5, fMegCyp1.pri, whole genome shotgun sequence genomic window:
- the cldn23a gene encoding claudin 23a: MRTPGMLIFGMVLSPCGWVLDLTSTVAPNWREIRNIPGESQDTILQQGIWDICKAFETSQQIQCNQPDQAYFAEQIITVAQGLMVASLLVTLLGLAVATPGVRCWKDRPNFTVAGLGGILIFLSGVMTIIPIAWYTHIMTSIPASSSDIRVGYCIVLGYIGGIMEVLGGAAMVIVMCSCCGGKNRGEKPAKATAKFTHTKTPMPRKIEVPSITRSRSSASSVPYSKDSLDDIDFPRAKTPGNRSTNTSYTGRPYDADL, from the coding sequence ATGCGAACTCCAGGTATGCTGATATTTGGAATGGTTCTCTCTCCTTGCGGGTGGGTCTTGGACTTAACCAGCACCGTGGCCCCGAACTGGAGGGAAATCAGAAATATTCCGGGGGAGTCGCAGGATACTATCTTGCAGCAGGGAATCTGGGATATATGCAAGGCTTTCGAGACCTCCCAGCAAATACAATGTAATCAGCCAGACCAGGCTTACTTCGCCGAGCAAATCATTACCGTGGCACAGGGACTGATGGTTGCATCTTTGTTGGTCACATTACTTGGTTTGGCAGTTGCAACCCCTGGAGTTAGGTGTTGGAAAGACCGACCAAACTTTACAGTCGCCGGCCTGGGAGGAATTTTGATCTTCCTTTCAGGCGTCATGACTATAATTCCAATCGCATGGTACACTCACATAATGACCAGCATCCCAGCATCGAGTAGTGACATTCGCGTGGGCTATTGCATCGTACTTGGTTACATCGGGGGAATCATGGAAGTCCTCGGCGGAGCAGCTATGGTCATTGTGATGTGCTCTTGTTGCGGCGGGAAGAACCGCGGAGAGAAACCAGCAAAAGCCACTGCCAAGTTCACGCACACGAAAACCCCAATGCCGAGAAAAATCGAGGTGCCGAGTATCACCCGGAGCAGGAGCAGTGCGAGCAGCGTCCCTTACTCCAAAGATTCCCTGGACGACATCGACTTCCCCCGGGCCAAGACCCCGGGAAACCGGTCCACCAACACATCCTACACCGGCAGACCTTACGACGCAGATCTATGA